A region of Candidatus Atribacteria bacterium DNA encodes the following proteins:
- the cobT gene encoding nicotinate-nucleotide--dimethylbenzimidazole phosphoribosyltransferase has product MNEKIEQTIKNIKPVHLKLMEKAQEKLDNLTKPQGSLGILEDFAKRIVGISGNLSPDIKRKVIFLMAGDHGVVEEGVSAYPQEVTFQMVYNFIRGGAGINVLAGHTGAEIVLVDMGIAKDFPPEEKIIRKKIAYGTNNIAKGAAMSKDDAEKAVIAGIEVFEDELNKKRIDLIGLGEMGIANTTPSSAIVACLTKSKVEEVTGSGTGLNREQIKNKIEIIKKALKVNKPNPQDGLDVLSKVGGFEIGGLVGCILAAASHRVPIVIDGFISCASALIAINLAPLVNDYILASHNSVEKGHKIALKYIGKVPMFDLGMRLGEGTGAALGISFIEAGVKILTQMATFAQAGVDSKNS; this is encoded by the coding sequence ATGAATGAAAAAATAGAGCAAACTATTAAAAATATTAAACCTGTCCATCTTAAGCTAATGGAAAAGGCACAAGAAAAATTAGATAATCTTACTAAGCCCCAGGGAAGCTTGGGAATATTAGAAGATTTTGCCAAAAGGATAGTAGGTATATCGGGAAATCTTTCGCCGGACATTAAAAGAAAAGTAATATTTTTAATGGCTGGGGATCATGGAGTTGTAGAAGAGGGTGTAAGTGCATATCCCCAAGAAGTAACCTTTCAAATGGTATATAATTTTATTCGAGGGGGAGCAGGTATCAATGTACTGGCTGGGCATACAGGAGCTGAAATTGTGCTGGTGGATATGGGCATAGCCAAAGATTTTCCCCCGGAAGAGAAGATAATAAGAAAGAAAATAGCTTATGGAACAAATAATATAGCTAAAGGGGCGGCTATGAGTAAAGATGATGCAGAAAAAGCGGTCATTGCCGGGATTGAAGTCTTTGAAGATGAATTAAATAAAAAGAGAATTGATCTAATAGGATTAGGAGAAATGGGGATTGCCAATACTACCCCAAGTAGCGCTATCGTAGCCTGTTTGACTAAATCTAAAGTGGAAGAGGTAACCGGTTCAGGAACCGGTTTAAATCGGGAACAAATCAAAAATAAAATTGAAATAATAAAAAAAGCCTTGAAAGTGAATAAACCAAATCCCCAAGACGGACTTGATGTTTTATCAAAAGTAGGGGGATTTGAAATTGGGGGATTAGTAGGTTGCATTTTAGCTGCTGCTTCCCATCGAGTTCCTATTGTGATCGATGGTTTTATTTCTTGTGCTAGTGCCCTAATTGCCATTAATTTGGCTCCTTTAGTTAATGATTATATATTGGCGAGTCATAATTCGGTAGAAAAAGGACATAAAATTGCCCTGAAATATATTGGGAAGGTTCCGATGTTTGACCTTGGTATGCGGCTCGGTGAAGGAACCGGTGCGGCTTTGGGTATCAGTTTTATTGAAGCCGGGGTTAAAATATTAACCCAAATGGCTACCTTTGCTCAAGCCGGGGTAGATAGTAAAAACTCATAA
- the cobU gene encoding bifunctional adenosylcobinamide kinase/adenosylcobinamide-phosphate guanylyltransferase, producing the protein MARGKLIFIIGGARSGKSSFAEKIAAKISKEVAYIAAAQPLDEEMAHRIKKHQEDRLDTWETYEEPIKIRELVSRLGVEKEVILIDCLTLLTSNLLLRKKERVEDFKWQEKILSEIEKLAEVSFKAPAQVIIVSNEVGMGLVPENPLGRVYRDILGRANSIIADKADEIFMMISGIPLKIKG; encoded by the coding sequence ATGGCCAGAGGGAAATTAATTTTTATCATCGGGGGAGCCAGGAGCGGGAAGAGTAGCTTTGCTGAAAAAATAGCCGCCAAAATAAGTAAAGAAGTAGCTTATATCGCTGCCGCTCAACCTTTGGATGAAGAGATGGCTCACCGAATAAAAAAGCATCAAGAAGATCGGTTAGATACTTGGGAAACTTATGAAGAACCGATAAAAATCAGAGAATTAGTAAGCCGTTTAGGTGTAGAAAAAGAAGTTATTCTTATCGATTGTTTGACCTTGTTAACCTCTAACCTTTTATTGAGAAAAAAAGAAAGAGTAGAAGACTTCAAGTGGCAAGAGAAAATTTTATCAGAGATTGAGAAATTAGCTGAGGTTTCTTTTAAAGCGCCTGCTCAAGTGATCATTGTATCTAATGAAGTTGGTATGGGTTTAGTTCCTGAAAATCCCCTCGGAAGAGTTTATCGGGATATCCTGGGCAGAGCAAATAGTATCATTGCTGATAAAGCTGATGAGATTTTTATGATGATCTCAGGGATACCATTAAAAATAAAGGGCTGA
- the cobS gene encoding adenosylcobinamide-GDP ribazoletransferase: protein MKILRDLSLALRFLTVIPIISFPPSNHTNQNDEVLAENFANSMAFFPLVGMLIGLLLVLLRRIFYYLVVSSLVGDALVFVFWIWLSGGLHLDGFADSVDGFLGGHDKEEILKIMKDSSTGAKGVVALVSLLLLKFVLMVEMPLFLKDMALFFTPVIGRWSMVVAAFLGKPARLNNSMGKLFMDYISWREAIFASLTMVVIGIPLFRLYLLPLVMVGIGIILLILKYCQRKIEGITGDILGAINEIVEVSILLTLCFFGIK, encoded by the coding sequence ATGAAAATTTTAAGAGATCTGTCTTTAGCTCTACGGTTTTTAACTGTTATCCCCATAATTTCCTTTCCCCCTTCTAATCATACTAATCAAAATGACGAAGTGTTAGCAGAAAACTTTGCCAACTCTATGGCCTTCTTTCCCCTTGTAGGCATGTTAATAGGTTTATTGCTGGTACTTTTAAGACGGATATTTTATTACCTCGTTGTTTCTTCGTTGGTGGGTGATGCTTTGGTTTTCGTTTTTTGGATCTGGCTAAGCGGAGGGCTGCATTTAGATGGTTTTGCCGATAGTGTAGATGGATTTTTGGGAGGACACGATAAAGAAGAAATACTAAAGATCATGAAAGATAGTTCTACCGGGGCAAAAGGGGTAGTAGCTTTAGTTTCTCTTTTATTATTGAAGTTCGTTCTTATGGTGGAGATGCCTTTATTCTTAAAAGATATGGCCTTGTTTTTTACTCCCGTTATAGGGCGCTGGAGCATGGTGGTTGCTGCTTTTTTGGGTAAGCCAGCCCGCCTTAACAACAGTATGGGTAAATTATTTATGGACTATATTAGCTGGCGAGAGGCTATTTTCGCCAGCTTAACTATGGTTGTTATAGGTATTCCATTATTTAGGCTATACTTACTTCCTCTGGTGATGGTAGGAATAGGGATAATATTATTAATATTAAAATATTGCCAACGGAAGATTGAAGGTATAACCGGAGATATACTGGGAGCAATAAATGAAATCGTTGAAGTTTCTATTCTTTTAACCCTCTGTTTTTTTGGGATCAAATAA